One genomic region from Candidatus Cloacimonadota bacterium encodes:
- a CDS encoding M23 family metallopeptidase: MKKYRLFIFVFLLILIGTQISALEKHLSLKGIPSQGGLIFGTISEAVKQVNLDGEKLHLIGRSFIYGFDRDAELVHEITLIFDDHSEFIKFDIAKYEYDIQKITRVQKKYVAPPADPFLANKIQLEANTLKAIRKQMSKNIFFYADSIFIRPVEKGWISSDFGGQRIINGVPQRPHSGLDIAVPKGTEIKAMTNGVVSLTGDYFYNGKFVLIDHGSGLSSIYLHMSKISVEKGDFVKIGDKIGEVGSTGRSTGNHLHWGIKWYKSRINPSLMLKPQDEFLVFKSKITEDKILSNK; this comes from the coding sequence ATGAAAAAATATAGATTATTCATTTTTGTTTTTTTGCTCATCTTGATTGGAACTCAAATTTCAGCGCTGGAAAAACATCTGAGTTTAAAGGGAATTCCTTCTCAAGGTGGTTTGATCTTTGGCACGATCTCTGAAGCTGTGAAGCAGGTGAATCTGGATGGAGAAAAGCTGCATCTGATCGGCAGAAGCTTCATCTACGGTTTTGATCGTGATGCCGAGTTGGTGCATGAAATCACTTTGATCTTTGATGATCACTCAGAATTTATTAAGTTTGATATTGCCAAATACGAATACGACATTCAGAAAATCACCAGAGTGCAGAAAAAATACGTTGCTCCTCCTGCCGATCCATTTCTGGCAAATAAAATTCAATTGGAAGCAAATACATTGAAAGCAATTCGTAAACAGATGAGTAAAAATATCTTTTTCTATGCTGATTCGATTTTTATTCGACCGGTAGAAAAAGGCTGGATCAGCTCAGATTTTGGTGGTCAGCGCATCATAAATGGAGTTCCACAACGACCTCACAGCGGTTTAGATATTGCCGTACCAAAAGGAACAGAGATAAAAGCGATGACTAATGGTGTTGTATCTCTGACCGGTGATTATTTTTACAACGGTAAATTTGTCCTCATCGATCATGGCAGCGGTCTTAGTTCTATCTACCTTCATATGAGCAAAATATCCGTAGAAAAAGGTGATTTTGTAAAGATTGGTGATAAGATCGGTGAAGTTGGTTCAACTGGTAGATCTACCGGAAACCATTTGCATTGGGGAATTAAGTGGTACAAAAGCAGGATCAATCCATCTCTCATGCTAAAACCGCAGGATGAATTTCTGGTTTTCAAAAGTAAGATTACTGAAGATAAAATTTTATCGAATAAATAA
- a CDS encoding cache domain-containing protein: protein MILKKMKLCFILALLLSSIFMFAENENSVENYELIAKYVVHTTTQGLGAALSNIESADEQIEFLRTYITPIRFYPDKTGYFYIYNFDCVNIAHATQKDLEGQNLYDYRDAKGKYVIRELSAASQNGGGYVEYYWQKPDDEIEYKKMGYVEPIPGTDYFIGTGVYLQ from the coding sequence ATGATATTAAAGAAAATGAAATTGTGTTTTATTCTGGCATTACTTTTATCAAGTATTTTCATGTTTGCGGAAAATGAAAACTCAGTAGAAAATTATGAATTGATCGCCAAATACGTTGTTCACACAACTACTCAAGGTTTAGGTGCTGCTTTATCAAATATCGAATCTGCTGATGAGCAAATTGAATTTCTAAGGACTTACATAACTCCAATTAGATTTTATCCAGATAAAACAGGATATTTTTACATTTATAACTTTGATTGTGTGAATATAGCTCATGCCACTCAGAAAGATCTGGAGGGTCAGAATTTGTACGATTATCGGGATGCGAAAGGAAAATATGTAATTAGAGAATTGAGTGCTGCCAGCCAAAACGGTGGTGGTTATGTAGAATATTACTGGCAAAAACCTGATGATGAAATTGAGTATAAAAAAATGGGCTATGTAGAACCAATTCCCGGAACCGATTATTTTATCGGAACAGGAGTTTACTTACAATAA
- a CDS encoding transporter: protein MKKKLVLAILILSLSLLFGQDYYERSAVLAEPSISYDLNRPIETTTITSPELAPEMEFSSGRQSVKIPFAYPLGNFVVSANLPLQRITATSGDKSKSAIGIGDISVGGAYRSYLPEGFNGWNMDYSADISVKLPTGDKDKTVEISNVDYGTPMGSGSLDFTAAGNVILSTDNREILADVKYRLNGEDEDEVKNGNMLSMKGRYGFLKFEPKFDGYLGFLVVVSGDAKAGSSDVESSMFLMDFVPELHYLTGMGMFKVGFSMPLITSAESKFTREYTVRFGFSKSY, encoded by the coding sequence ATGAAAAAAAAATTGGTTTTAGCTATTTTGATTTTATCACTATCACTATTATTTGGTCAGGATTATTATGAAAGGAGTGCAGTTCTGGCTGAACCTTCCATCAGTTATGATCTTAACAGACCAATTGAAACAACAACAATTACAAGTCCTGAATTGGCACCGGAGATGGAGTTTTCATCTGGAAGACAATCTGTTAAAATTCCTTTTGCTTATCCCTTAGGAAATTTTGTGGTTTCGGCGAACTTGCCGTTGCAGAGGATTACAGCAACATCGGGTGACAAATCTAAGAGTGCGATTGGCATTGGTGATATTTCAGTGGGCGGAGCTTATCGTTCCTACCTGCCAGAAGGATTCAATGGTTGGAATATGGATTATTCTGCTGATATCTCTGTAAAACTTCCTACAGGAGACAAAGATAAAACAGTAGAAATCAGCAATGTAGATTACGGAACTCCGATGGGATCGGGATCACTGGATTTTACTGCTGCCGGGAATGTAATTTTGAGTACAGATAACAGAGAAATTCTGGCAGATGTAAAATATCGGCTGAACGGTGAAGATGAAGATGAAGTTAAAAATGGCAACATGTTATCCATGAAAGGCCGATATGGTTTTTTGAAATTTGAACCAAAATTTGACGGATATTTAGGATTTTTGGTGGTAGTATCCGGAGATGCAAAAGCTGGAAGTTCTGATGTTGAATCCAGCATGTTCCTTATGGATTTTGTTCCTGAACTGCATTATCTTACGGGTATGGGAATGTTCAAAGTCGGTTTTTCCATGCCGCTTATCACAAGCGCAGAAAGCAAATTTACTCGTGAATACACGGTAAGGTTTGGTTTCAGTAAAAGTTATTAA
- a CDS encoding secondary thiamine-phosphate synthase enzyme YjbQ, protein MKSFRKELWFNTTSRRQLINITSEIESCLHESGIREGLCLVNAMHITASVFINDDESGLHADFEKWLEKLAPEKPYSQYQHNGFEDNADAHLKRTIMGREVVVAITNGKLDFGPWEQIFYGEFDGKRRKRILVKIIGK, encoded by the coding sequence ATGAAGTCATTTCGTAAAGAATTATGGTTCAATACAACAAGCAGAAGACAACTGATAAACATTACCTCGGAGATCGAAAGCTGCCTGCATGAAAGTGGAATCAGGGAAGGTTTGTGCCTGGTGAATGCCATGCATATCACTGCCAGTGTATTCATTAATGACGATGAAAGCGGACTGCACGCAGATTTTGAAAAATGGCTGGAAAAACTGGCTCCCGAAAAACCATATTCCCAATATCAGCATAACGGCTTTGAAGACAATGCAGATGCACATCTGAAGCGAACAATAATGGGAAGAGAAGTTGTAGTTGCCATCACAAATGGGAAGTTAGATTTTGGTCCCTGGGAACAGATCTTTTATGGTGAGTTTGATGGCAAAAGAAGAAAAAGAATTTTAGTAAAAATTATCGGAAAATAG
- a CDS encoding LPP20 family lipoprotein — protein sequence MRKSIIIVMAALLLLSCSVYAKKNKAPKWLDNPKSVYPENMYLSALGEADSRDMAENMAAGNLARIFETNVKTDQTYRQRYMELTENGQTSYEDQSETLKNVNISADQTLVNIEFGESYTDKMGRVHVIAYLNRMKTADIYEQKIAENADRIKQYKKMADESFDILFDYAAMSAAAAFSSQNEILLSQLGIILPSAKEMLELNYNHTEVMKQTAEIARQIGFSVNIKNDEDNKITILVEELMNDLGFVISNSPLLNADGMVLFEETDLQRQEKFVRYELQLQVVDPVGNTILTLDEKGREGHISYSEAKARAIRSVEKEIKKNLKKKIISYFDNMVLKK from the coding sequence ATGAGAAAAAGTATAATTATTGTAATGGCAGCATTGCTTTTACTAAGCTGCAGTGTTTATGCCAAAAAGAATAAAGCACCAAAATGGCTGGATAATCCCAAAAGTGTATATCCCGAAAATATGTATCTTTCTGCTTTGGGAGAAGCAGATTCGCGCGATATGGCGGAAAATATGGCAGCCGGCAATCTGGCTCGAATCTTCGAAACTAATGTAAAGACAGATCAAACATATCGGCAGCGTTACATGGAGTTGACCGAAAATGGTCAAACATCATACGAAGATCAATCTGAGACGCTGAAAAACGTAAATATCTCTGCTGATCAGACTCTGGTGAATATCGAGTTTGGAGAAAGCTACACCGATAAAATGGGAAGAGTTCATGTGATAGCTTATCTGAACAGGATGAAAACAGCTGACATCTACGAACAGAAGATTGCGGAAAATGCTGATAGAATAAAACAGTACAAAAAAATGGCAGACGAATCTTTCGATATCTTATTTGATTATGCAGCGATGAGTGCAGCAGCAGCTTTCAGTTCTCAAAACGAAATTCTGTTAAGTCAGTTAGGAATTATTCTGCCATCTGCCAAAGAAATGCTGGAATTGAATTACAATCATACAGAAGTTATGAAACAAACTGCCGAAATTGCCAGGCAGATCGGTTTTTCAGTCAACATTAAGAATGATGAAGATAATAAGATCACGATCCTGGTAGAAGAGCTGATGAACGATCTGGGCTTTGTGATTTCGAACTCTCCGCTTCTGAATGCAGATGGAATGGTCTTGTTCGAAGAAACAGATCTGCAGAGACAAGAGAAATTTGTTCGTTATGAACTGCAATTGCAGGTTGTAGATCCAGTTGGAAATACGATTTTAACATTGGATGAAAAAGGCCGTGAAGGTCACATCAGCTACAGCGAAGCAAAAGCACGCGCAATTCGTTCTGTAGAAAAGGAAATCAAGAAAAACCTGAAAAAGAAGATAATCTCTTATTTCGACAATATGGTGCTGAAAAAGTAA
- the lpoB gene encoding penicillin-binding protein activator LpoB — protein MKNFRIILLTVMFCAVLLTLGCGPNRTVSRVSSDEVTDLSGNWNDTDSKLVAQQMIQDMVYRPWISDFMMEEDRKPVVIVGTIRNFSSEHIQTDTFIKDIERELINAGKVKFVASSKEREEIRDERMEQQSYASDDTAKRLAAESGADFMLQGGIKSNVDASGGKAAKFYQIDLELINVETNEKVWIGSKEIKKLVNKKKTKW, from the coding sequence ATGAAAAATTTTAGAATAATTTTGTTAACGGTAATGTTCTGCGCTGTTTTGCTAACTTTGGGTTGCGGGCCAAACAGAACAGTTTCACGTGTTTCTTCAGATGAAGTAACCGACCTTAGTGGAAATTGGAACGATACAGATTCCAAACTGGTAGCTCAGCAAATGATCCAGGATATGGTTTATCGTCCCTGGATTAGTGATTTCATGATGGAAGAAGATCGTAAACCAGTTGTTATCGTAGGTACTATCCGTAATTTCAGTTCTGAGCACATTCAAACTGATACTTTCATAAAAGATATCGAGCGTGAGCTGATCAATGCAGGAAAAGTGAAATTTGTAGCCAGCAGTAAAGAAAGGGAAGAAATCCGCGACGAAAGAATGGAACAACAATCTTATGCCAGCGATGATACAGCTAAAAGACTTGCTGCTGAATCCGGAGCAGATTTCATGCTTCAAGGTGGTATTAAATCTAATGTAGATGCCAGTGGTGGAAAAGCTGCCAAATTCTATCAGATCGATCTGGAACTGATCAATGTGGAAACTAACGAAAAAGTATGGATTGGAAGTAAAGAGATCAAGAAACTCGTAAATAAAAAGAAAACTAAGTGGTAG